In a genomic window of Sutcliffiella sp. FSL R7-0096:
- a CDS encoding DUF2552 family protein, whose product MSNGGKINSLKNVAQSKTWASFLNHNHPYSLLHWSIGGINYEDKDVWLLQDEVTFEVQEFENLDMAVEWISENMDGITDVLG is encoded by the coding sequence ATGAGCAACGGGGGCAAAATCAATTCGTTGAAAAATGTGGCCCAATCCAAAACGTGGGCATCATTCTTAAATCATAATCATCCTTACAGCTTGCTGCACTGGTCGATTGGTGGCATCAATTATGAAGACAAAGATGTATGGCTGCTTCAGGATGAAGTAACATTCGAGGTTCAAGAGTTTGAGAACTTGGATATGGCAGTGGAATGGATCTCGGAAAATATGGACGGGATTACGGATGTGTTAGGCTAA
- a CDS encoding iron-sulfur cluster biosynthesis family protein, whose product MKVTFTEKAAERVKAKLENQDGKWLKLKYDTDGCGCVVSGVSALWITPEKDDDDVELETNIGPLLMEKSKLVFFDEDMTVDFVESANCYMLKCPSQILNPRMSLLVVEGAK is encoded by the coding sequence GTGAAAGTAACGTTTACAGAGAAAGCAGCAGAAAGAGTCAAAGCAAAGCTTGAAAACCAAGATGGAAAATGGTTGAAGCTAAAATATGATACAGATGGATGCGGATGCGTCGTTAGCGGAGTTTCCGCACTATGGATCACACCGGAAAAAGACGATGATGATGTGGAGCTAGAAACAAACATCGGTCCATTATTAATGGAAAAGTCAAAGCTTGTCTTTTTTGATGAAGACATGACAGTCGATTTTGTGGAAAGTGCGAACTGCTATATGTTGAAATGTCCGAGCCAGATTCTAAATCCACGAATGAGTTTATTGGTAGTGGAGGGTGCAAAATGA
- a CDS encoding CDGSH iron-sulfur domain-containing protein, producing MSKVTIKVMDNGGFRVTGDVELIDAEGNKFEDKPAFTLCRCGLSKKLPYCDASHKGNFESCVRAAQVLND from the coding sequence ATGTCAAAAGTAACAATTAAAGTAATGGATAACGGAGGCTTCCGTGTAACCGGTGATGTGGAGTTAATCGATGCAGAAGGAAACAAGTTTGAGGACAAGCCGGCTTTTACTTTGTGCCGTTGCGGGCTTTCCAAAAAGCTTCCTTATTGTGATGCTTCACATAAAGGCAATTTCGAGTCCTGTGTGCGGGCTGCCCAAGTATTGAACGACTGA
- a CDS encoding MATE family efflux transporter — translation MNVVVAKEKAAFSNGQYVALAFPLIIAGITTPLIGAVDTAVVGRLPDPSSIGGVAIGADIFNTMYWLLGFLRVSTSGFTAQAQGSDKGYETILTLLRPMIIAIIFGLLFIIFQKPILHISLNVIGGSEAVSSFASTYFSIRIWGAPFILMSYVFIGWLIGMGKVRLALATQLVMNMMNIALSIIFVLVLGLGVAGVAYATLISEISAVLFGGFIIARHNKIGFSNVDRRMMLDPEPLMKMIKVNRDLFLRTVCLLIMTGIFTSKGAGMGEVTLAANAILLQIHYIMAYLIGGFANASSILTGRSIGGKDPFLFRRAVNLSAVWGGGTAVILAALILLFGDSVVELFTSIDTVRALAIENLIWMVIFPFVGFWGLQLEGIFSGATDAKSIRNSIFVALLVFLFAIWLFVPMYENQGIWLAFVVFSLGRSIFLARYLPQLQRLHFS, via the coding sequence ATGAATGTAGTAGTAGCAAAAGAGAAAGCAGCCTTTAGTAACGGGCAGTATGTAGCATTGGCTTTCCCCCTAATAATAGCGGGAATTACCACGCCGCTAATCGGAGCGGTCGATACTGCGGTTGTTGGAAGGCTGCCTGATCCATCTTCCATAGGTGGAGTGGCGATTGGTGCTGACATCTTCAATACGATGTACTGGCTACTTGGGTTTTTAAGAGTAAGTACAAGCGGCTTTACTGCACAGGCACAAGGGTCTGATAAAGGTTATGAAACCATCTTAACCTTGCTTAGACCGATGATTATCGCGATAATTTTCGGCTTGCTTTTTATTATTTTTCAAAAGCCGATTCTTCATATTTCATTAAATGTAATAGGAGGGAGCGAGGCGGTATCTTCTTTTGCCTCCACTTATTTTTCTATTCGAATTTGGGGAGCGCCATTTATCCTTATGAGCTATGTGTTTATTGGGTGGTTAATAGGGATGGGCAAGGTAAGGCTAGCGCTTGCCACCCAATTGGTCATGAATATGATGAATATAGCTCTTAGCATTATCTTTGTGTTGGTTTTGGGACTGGGGGTAGCTGGGGTGGCCTATGCCACGCTTATTTCTGAAATAAGTGCCGTTCTCTTCGGTGGGTTCATCATTGCCAGACATAACAAAATAGGGTTCTCCAATGTGGATCGTCGGATGATGTTAGATCCGGAACCTTTGATGAAGATGATAAAAGTAAATAGAGACCTCTTTTTAAGAACGGTGTGTTTATTGATCATGACCGGAATTTTCACATCCAAGGGGGCGGGTATGGGAGAGGTAACACTGGCGGCAAACGCAATTCTGCTACAAATACATTATATAATGGCTTATTTAATTGGAGGATTTGCAAATGCGTCCAGTATTTTGACGGGAAGGTCAATAGGAGGAAAGGATCCATTCCTATTTAGAAGAGCCGTAAATTTATCTGCAGTATGGGGGGGAGGAACTGCTGTTATACTGGCTGCCCTCATATTGCTATTTGGAGATAGTGTTGTCGAATTGTTTACCAGTATAGACACGGTGAGGGCTTTGGCCATCGAAAACTTAATTTGGATGGTGATATTCCCATTTGTAGGTTTTTGGGGTTTGCAACTAGAAGGTATATTTTCAGGAGCGACAGACGCGAAGTCTATTAGAAACTCTATTTTTGTTGCATTACTTGTATTTTTATTTGCCATTTGGTTATTCGTACCTATGTATGAAAATCAGGGTATCTGGTTGGCATTTGTTGTATTTAGTTTGGGACGTTCTATCTTTTTGGCTCGTTACCTTCCGCAACTCCAGCGACTCCATTTTTCATAA
- a CDS encoding dipeptide/oligopeptide/nickel ABC transporter ATP-binding protein gives MSQLIVEELSIHYSKGVKALDNVSFAVNKGECVGIVGESGSGKSTLAKVLLGLQPYKEGHITFEGNQIVPKKKEALREYRRQVQMVFQDANSTLNPKLPIWKSVLEPLDNFKEVQPSFLNREEASRKESAMALLEMVGLDEHMLERFPGELSGGQKQRVSIARALSLEPGLLICDEPTASLDVTVQKQILQLLKEHQEKTEMTILFISHDIRAVTFLCNQIIVLKDGIVVDRFPLQNLYQDNRHPYTKALIKAASF, from the coding sequence ATGAGTCAATTAATCGTAGAGGAGCTCTCAATCCATTATTCCAAAGGCGTTAAAGCCCTAGACAATGTGTCTTTTGCTGTAAACAAAGGAGAGTGTGTGGGGATTGTAGGAGAAAGCGGTAGTGGAAAGAGTACGCTTGCGAAGGTACTATTAGGTCTTCAACCATATAAGGAGGGTCACATAACATTTGAAGGGAATCAAATCGTGCCAAAAAAGAAAGAGGCGTTGCGGGAGTACCGGAGACAAGTCCAGATGGTATTCCAGGATGCTAACAGCACTCTTAATCCTAAACTTCCAATATGGAAAAGTGTTTTGGAACCATTAGATAATTTCAAGGAGGTTCAGCCATCTTTTCTAAATAGAGAAGAGGCATCCCGCAAAGAATCAGCGATGGCCCTTCTTGAAATGGTCGGTCTAGACGAGCATATGCTGGAGCGGTTTCCAGGCGAGTTGAGTGGAGGGCAAAAACAACGTGTCAGTATTGCCAGGGCACTAAGTCTAGAACCGGGCCTTCTGATTTGTGATGAACCTACGGCAAGCCTTGATGTTACCGTTCAAAAGCAAATCCTGCAGTTACTAAAGGAGCATCAAGAAAAAACAGAAATGACGATACTTTTCATTTCGCATGACATAAGAGCTGTCACCTTCTTATGTAACCAGATAATCGTCTTAAAAGATGGAATAGTAGTGGATCGGTTCCCGTTGCAAAATCTCTACCAAGATAATCGACATCCATATACGAAGGCACTGATCAAGGCTGCTTCGTTTTAA
- a CDS encoding ABC transporter ATP-binding protein, with protein MSEPLLTIEQLVVEKHNESKAIISRLNLQIARGEMIGLIGESGCGKSITARAILNLLPGQMNAKGKILYKNRNLLGLSHQEHRKLLGKEIGIIFQDYRGSFTPFICIGKQMVETIQAHNPLSKKKAKKAALDVLTEMGLEAERVYRSYPFQLSGGQVQRAAIAMSLALKPSLLICDEVTTALDVMSGEKVLDYIEKMRKETGCAVLMITHDLTQAYKRTDKIYVMEHGEIVESGTPEVIKCDHRHPYTKKLCGCVLDLPGEGNGVQSTSEKVMSI; from the coding sequence ATGAGTGAACCATTGCTTACTATTGAACAATTAGTCGTTGAAAAACACAATGAGTCAAAAGCAATCATCAGCCGATTAAATCTACAGATTGCTAGAGGGGAAATGATTGGTTTGATAGGGGAAAGTGGTTGCGGGAAAAGCATTACGGCTAGGGCAATCTTGAATCTGCTTCCAGGACAGATGAATGCGAAAGGGAAAATCCTCTATAAAAATAGAAATCTATTAGGATTGTCACATCAGGAACACCGTAAGCTTCTTGGGAAAGAGATAGGCATAATTTTTCAGGATTATAGAGGGAGTTTCACTCCTTTTATCTGTATAGGAAAACAAATGGTTGAAACAATACAAGCACACAACCCCCTTTCAAAGAAAAAGGCAAAAAAAGCGGCATTGGATGTACTTACCGAAATGGGGCTAGAAGCGGAAAGAGTCTATAGAAGTTACCCATTTCAATTAAGTGGAGGGCAGGTGCAAAGGGCTGCTATAGCGATGTCCCTTGCGTTGAAGCCATCGTTGTTAATTTGCGATGAGGTTACCACTGCCCTTGATGTCATGAGCGGAGAAAAGGTATTGGATTATATTGAGAAAATGAGAAAAGAGACGGGATGTGCCGTTTTGATGATCACACATGATCTTACACAGGCTTACAAGCGGACGGACAAGATATATGTAATGGAACATGGTGAGATTGTAGAAAGTGGAACTCCCGAAGTGATTAAATGTGATCATCGACACCCTTATACGAAAAAATTATGTGGTTGTGTATTGGACCTGCCTGGAGAAGGAAACGGAGTTCAGTCGACTAGTGAGAAGGTGATGTCCATATGA
- the nikC gene encoding nickel transporter permease encodes MESMTIKWKNTTLVRNPNLVIGSILASMLAAVIVFGSTMAPHDPFQIDMGNRLKEASSIHWLGTDQLGRDVFSRILYGAKLTIGLGLLAISLAIVIGVPIGLLSGYIGGKVDAVFMRMIDGILAFPDFILAIAIAGILGPNLTNIVLAIILVRWIMYARVVRSLVMAEKEKEYILVSKISHSSTWKTIRMHLLPQVLPEIIAMAAIDVGKVILMISALSYIGLGAQPPIPEWGAMLNEGRGYFQAVPSLMIYPGLAIMITVLTCNLLADGLKDHFDIRKGSDNR; translated from the coding sequence ATGGAAAGCATGACAATAAAATGGAAAAATACTACTCTTGTTCGCAATCCTAATCTAGTGATTGGCTCCATTCTTGCGAGCATGCTGGCTGCTGTCATTGTGTTTGGAAGCACAATGGCTCCCCATGATCCATTCCAAATAGATATGGGAAATAGGCTTAAAGAGGCTTCATCCATCCATTGGCTTGGTACAGATCAATTGGGCAGGGATGTTTTTTCCAGAATTTTGTATGGAGCCAAGTTAACCATAGGGCTTGGATTACTTGCAATTTCCCTTGCAATAGTAATTGGTGTTCCCATCGGCCTCCTCTCCGGTTATATAGGAGGGAAAGTAGATGCCGTTTTCATGAGAATGATAGATGGTATTTTGGCATTTCCCGATTTTATCCTGGCGATAGCTATTGCCGGCATATTGGGTCCGAACCTGACCAATATTGTGCTCGCCATCATTTTAGTCAGGTGGATCATGTATGCGAGAGTGGTCCGGAGTCTGGTTATGGCAGAAAAGGAAAAAGAGTATATTCTTGTGTCTAAGATTTCGCACTCTAGTACATGGAAAACAATTCGCATGCACCTTTTACCACAAGTACTGCCGGAGATCATTGCGATGGCAGCCATTGACGTAGGTAAGGTGATACTCATGATTTCTGCCTTATCCTACATCGGACTTGGAGCACAACCGCCTATTCCGGAATGGGGGGCAATGTTGAATGAAGGGCGAGGATATTTTCAAGCAGTACCTTCCCTCATGATCTATCCTGGTCTTGCCATCATGATAACCGTCTTAACATGCAATTTATTGGCAGATGGATTAAAAGATCACTTTGACATTAGAAAGGGCAGTGATAATCGATGA
- the nikB gene encoding nickel ABC transporter permease, which produces MRKAVSIIGSRLFQLIIMILILSFATFVLMKITPGDPVRALLKVDDVISTTDDKERVMKEYGFDKPILVQYVQWLWNVAQLDLGESIISKRPVLDIILDRLPATFALSVGGMIALFVIAVPLGVLGAVYEGRWPDYISRWFAILGASIPSFWLGLLLIYFFSLKWNLLPVMGKGTLAHFVLPSITLGIAMAPLYIKILRERLVSTLQSTYIESAYARGLGKGRILLFHALRGSLVPLVTMFGLSIGSLLGGITVIEILFSWPGMGEMIVQAVMQRDYPLIQGYIMVVGLLVVMTNLIVDLLYLIIDPQIRHGKEIS; this is translated from the coding sequence ATGCGGAAGGCTGTTTCTATTATCGGCTCAAGGCTGTTTCAATTGATTATTATGATTTTGATTCTTTCTTTCGCAACATTTGTCCTGATGAAAATAACCCCGGGAGACCCGGTCAGGGCATTATTGAAAGTGGATGATGTTATATCAACCACAGATGATAAGGAAAGGGTCATGAAGGAATATGGATTTGATAAACCGATTTTAGTCCAATATGTTCAATGGCTATGGAATGTAGCGCAATTGGATTTAGGGGAATCTATTATCTCTAAGAGGCCAGTATTGGATATCATTTTGGATAGACTCCCAGCGACCTTTGCCTTATCCGTAGGAGGCATGATCGCCCTTTTTGTCATTGCTGTGCCACTCGGTGTACTTGGGGCGGTATATGAAGGGCGGTGGCCGGATTATATCAGCAGATGGTTTGCCATACTCGGTGCCTCCATCCCTAGCTTTTGGCTTGGATTACTACTCATCTACTTTTTTTCATTAAAGTGGAACTTACTTCCTGTAATGGGGAAGGGAACGCTTGCCCACTTTGTTCTGCCTTCTATCACTCTAGGGATTGCAATGGCACCTTTATATATAAAGATATTGCGGGAAAGGCTCGTTTCTACCTTGCAGAGCACATATATCGAATCGGCCTATGCGCGAGGATTGGGAAAAGGAAGAATCCTTTTATTTCATGCTTTACGCGGTAGTCTCGTTCCGCTTGTTACTATGTTTGGATTGAGTATTGGCAGTCTTCTCGGAGGGATTACCGTAATTGAGATACTATTCTCCTGGCCGGGTATGGGAGAAATGATTGTACAAGCAGTGATGCAACGGGATTACCCGCTAATACAAGGATACATTATGGTGGTAGGTCTCTTAGTGGTCATGACCAATTTAATTGTAGATTTGCTCTACTTAATCATCGATCCACAGATTAGGCATGGAAAGGAGATAAGTTAA
- the nikA gene encoding nickel ABC transporter substrate-binding protein codes for MKLKKVLIFSIFIVLLLTIIGCRSANEKTASQESNEKSVTMLFSFASKTMDPHQDWMGVRAGVAETLVRIDGNLEIQPWLAEAWERKDGKTWTFKIREGVTFHDGTPVDGEAVKASFERVLETNEAVSSSLKIESMEADGQEITFVNTEEYPAFLSELVHTNASIVKVEAESIGEQPIATGPFKVTSFISETEVNLERYEDYWDGAAKLDQVKIKFNSDGNVRALALQSGEADIAYHLPPESLEPIESNDKLRVESVPSLRVHFLLYNNANPALQDVNVRRALDLLVNRPVAVKEIMNGHATEAAGPFNPNFAFAGETEPTSYDPEMAEKLLKEAGYRKNADGKMEKEGKVLTLKLATYSGRPELPLLAQYLQGEAASVGVDIEIVTIENIDSYLWERQDEWDMVTYSNLTAPRGDGGYFLNVAYLPEGALNPGQIDIRELNELTEQLNTTADPEKRMELQEGAVNVIQKEVPHSFILHPHIIVGVNDRVKDWEPGSEEYYLITNKMDVK; via the coding sequence ATGAAATTAAAAAAAGTACTGATATTTTCCATTTTCATCGTATTGTTATTAACAATCATAGGTTGCAGGAGCGCAAATGAAAAGACAGCATCACAAGAATCCAACGAAAAGTCTGTAACGATGCTATTCAGTTTTGCTTCCAAAACAATGGATCCGCATCAGGACTGGATGGGGGTGCGTGCTGGAGTGGCTGAAACATTGGTTCGAATTGACGGAAACCTGGAAATTCAGCCATGGCTGGCAGAAGCATGGGAGAGAAAAGATGGAAAAACCTGGACATTCAAGATTCGGGAGGGTGTCACCTTTCATGATGGGACCCCAGTTGATGGAGAAGCGGTGAAAGCTTCCTTTGAACGAGTGCTGGAAACGAATGAAGCCGTCTCATCTAGTTTGAAAATCGAATCTATGGAAGCGGATGGACAGGAGATAACGTTTGTCAATACAGAGGAATACCCGGCCTTTCTTTCCGAGCTGGTACATACAAATGCCTCCATCGTTAAAGTGGAAGCTGAGAGTATTGGGGAGCAGCCGATAGCGACTGGCCCGTTTAAGGTTACAAGTTTTATCTCAGAAACGGAAGTGAACTTAGAACGGTATGAGGATTATTGGGACGGAGCGGCAAAATTGGATCAAGTGAAAATCAAATTTAATTCAGATGGAAACGTTAGGGCACTCGCCCTTCAATCCGGAGAAGCAGATATAGCCTATCATCTTCCTCCCGAGTCGTTGGAGCCAATTGAAAGCAACGATAAACTAAGGGTTGAGTCGGTACCAAGCCTTCGTGTCCATTTCCTACTCTATAACAATGCTAACCCTGCATTGCAGGATGTAAATGTGAGAAGGGCATTGGACCTATTAGTGAACCGTCCAGTGGCAGTAAAGGAAATTATGAATGGTCATGCAACAGAGGCGGCTGGCCCATTTAATCCTAACTTTGCATTTGCGGGTGAAACGGAACCAACCAGTTATGACCCTGAAATGGCGGAAAAGCTATTGAAAGAGGCAGGCTATCGGAAGAACGCGGACGGAAAGATGGAAAAAGAGGGAAAGGTGCTTACGCTTAAACTGGCAACGTATTCAGGAAGACCGGAGCTTCCCTTGCTTGCCCAATACTTACAGGGTGAAGCTGCATCTGTCGGAGTTGATATAGAGATTGTCACCATCGAAAATATTGATAGTTATTTATGGGAGCGACAGGATGAATGGGATATGGTGACATACTCTAACCTGACGGCTCCCCGTGGGGATGGCGGTTACTTCCTTAATGTTGCTTATTTGCCGGAGGGGGCGTTGAATCCTGGCCAAATTGATATTCGGGAATTAAATGAACTGACCGAACAACTAAACACTACAGCAGATCCAGAAAAGAGAATGGAGTTACAGGAAGGAGCTGTGAATGTCATTCAGAAGGAGGTTCCTCATTCCTTCATCTTGCACCCGCACATTATCGTAGGCGTAAATGATAGAGTGAAAGATTGGGAGCCGGGATCAGAAGAATATTACCTTATAACGAACAAAATGGATGTAAAATAA
- a CDS encoding HAD family hydrolase, translating to MDSIIFDLDGTLWDSRETVLVAWNEILKNEGQIEKELTSDDFKATMGLQMHDIGKHFFPDLEEGSRTQLLNKCGEAERVLLEEKGGQLYGQVEEVLESLSQKYKLFIVSNCQEGYIEAFYKYHQLETYFIDYENPGRTGLSKGENIKLIIERNKLESPVYVGDTVGDQQAARVAGIPFVYASYGFGEVEEYDYIIHSLNDLQKIF from the coding sequence ATGGACAGCATTATTTTCGATTTAGACGGTACGTTATGGGATTCAAGGGAAACCGTACTTGTAGCTTGGAATGAAATCCTGAAAAATGAAGGTCAGATCGAGAAAGAGTTAACAAGTGATGATTTCAAAGCTACCATGGGGCTTCAAATGCATGATATAGGGAAACATTTCTTCCCTGACTTAGAAGAAGGAAGCCGCACCCAGTTGTTGAACAAATGTGGAGAAGCGGAGAGAGTGCTTTTAGAGGAAAAAGGGGGACAGCTCTACGGTCAGGTAGAAGAAGTGTTAGAGAGCCTATCTCAAAAATACAAACTTTTTATTGTGAGTAATTGCCAAGAAGGCTACATAGAAGCTTTTTATAAATATCATCAATTAGAGACTTATTTCATTGATTATGAGAATCCAGGCAGAACAGGACTCTCAAAAGGTGAAAATATTAAACTAATTATCGAACGCAATAAACTGGAGAGTCCTGTTTATGTGGGAGATACGGTTGGAGATCAGCAAGCAGCGAGGGTAGCTGGTATTCCATTTGTCTACGCTAGTTATGGGTTTGGAGAAGTGGAAGAATATGATTATATTATTCATTCACTTAATGATCTGCAAAAAATTTTTTAG
- a CDS encoding radical SAM protein yields MRVEVTEKTPQKLLTKASGFLKGYTHTLNPYIGCAFGCSYCYVRQSPVGLFRKQEWGTWVDVKKDVKEKLAKELRLLRKKEQPISIFMSSSTDPYQPVEQKEEVTRTLLEVMAEEPPDFLFVQTRSPLVTRDIDLLKSLGKRVMVSITIETDLEEVRKRFSPAAPPIPARLKALKTLHEEGVPNQVAIAPALPFSEEFALKLKGIVDRVCVDDFTGDGSGGKRTARLGIYEKYEDIEKGIWLDGNVQQEVFEKVREVFPEEQVVRSPEGFFPPITS; encoded by the coding sequence ATGCGAGTAGAAGTAACCGAAAAAACACCACAAAAACTTCTGACCAAAGCAAGTGGCTTTCTAAAAGGCTATACCCACACCCTTAACCCCTATATCGGCTGTGCTTTTGGTTGTTCGTATTGTTATGTCAGACAAAGCCCGGTCGGTCTATTCCGTAAACAGGAATGGGGAACCTGGGTGGATGTCAAGAAGGATGTAAAAGAAAAGCTCGCCAAAGAACTACGGTTGTTGAGAAAAAAAGAACAGCCCATCAGCATTTTCATGTCATCCAGTACCGATCCTTACCAACCGGTGGAACAAAAGGAGGAGGTAACCCGAACCCTTTTGGAAGTAATGGCAGAAGAACCACCGGATTTTCTTTTTGTCCAAACAAGAAGTCCATTGGTAACAAGAGATATCGATTTGCTGAAATCATTGGGCAAGAGGGTGATGGTGAGCATCACAATAGAAACGGACCTAGAGGAGGTACGTAAGAGGTTTTCCCCAGCAGCACCACCCATCCCAGCAAGGCTGAAAGCATTAAAAACGTTACATGAAGAAGGGGTGCCAAACCAGGTTGCCATTGCACCAGCCTTGCCATTTTCCGAAGAGTTTGCTTTAAAACTAAAAGGAATAGTGGATAGGGTATGTGTGGATGATTTTACAGGGGACGGAAGTGGAGGAAAGCGGACGGCACGTCTAGGTATTTATGAAAAATATGAGGACATAGAGAAGGGAATATGGTTAGATGGAAATGTTCAGCAAGAGGTATTTGAGAAGGTGCGTGAGGTATTTCCTGAAGAACAAGTTGTTCGAAGTCCAGAGGGGTTCTTTCCGCCAATCACAAGTTGA
- a CDS encoding HPr family phosphocarrier protein, which translates to MVLTVLKPIFAESASNLVNTISSYSGTVLFKKEHWVVDAKSLLGVLALALQPGQEVEVTSDESEEVFEAILALGYFEKK; encoded by the coding sequence ATGGTACTTACGGTGCTAAAGCCTATTTTTGCTGAGTCTGCAAGTAATCTTGTGAATACAATCAGTTCTTATTCCGGAACGGTTTTGTTTAAAAAGGAGCATTGGGTAGTCGATGCAAAGAGCCTGCTTGGTGTATTGGCACTAGCCCTTCAGCCAGGACAGGAAGTGGAAGTGACTTCTGATGAGAGCGAAGAAGTGTTTGAGGCCATTTTGGCGCTCGGGTATTTTGAAAAGAAATAA
- a CDS encoding YolD-like family protein: MIRDRGTIKWTSMMLPEHVKMLRDWTKEDLYETKPEMDEQRLEELNELFCEAMETGKEVTITYYEKRRYHLFVGAVHHLDAYQRRLHVVDKFGEAGSLCVDDILDIS; encoded by the coding sequence ATGATACGGGATCGCGGAACCATCAAATGGACGTCCATGATGCTACCGGAGCATGTCAAAATGCTGCGCGATTGGACTAAAGAGGACCTATATGAAACCAAGCCGGAAATGGACGAACAGCGGCTGGAAGAATTGAATGAACTGTTTTGCGAAGCGATGGAAACGGGTAAGGAAGTAACCATCACCTATTATGAAAAAAGAAGGTACCATCTGTTTGTGGGAGCGGTGCATCATCTTGATGCTTACCAAAGACGATTGCACGTGGTCGATAAATTCGGCGAAGCTGGCAGCCTGTGCGTAGACGATATTTTGGATATTTCCTAG
- a CDS encoding UV damage repair protein UvrX, with translation MDYSKMPNNKILCVDMKSFYASCSAVMKGLDPLTCYLAVVGDTERQGSVVLAASPMLKKEFGIKTGSRRFEIPNDERIHIVNPKMATYLRISTEITRLFNRYVPKDAIHTYSVDESFLQVDGVEALWGDATTIAEKIKEDMEREFQLPCAIGIGPNMLMSKLCLDLEAKKKGVAEWTYEDVKTKLWPLSPLSEMWGIGSRVQKTLNRMGIFNVGQLANYPLELLEKKFGVMGNQLYYHAWGIDLSELGAPIIQGQISFGKSQILMRDYTDPKEVKQVILEICEEVARRTRHNRKAGRTISLGIGYSRDELGGGFYRSRTMERASNVTMDLYRTCLELFEENYEPKTVRKIAVSLSNIVEDSEMQLSLFELEQPKKRELGYVMDTIRGKYGTNALLRAVSYTNAGTAVHRSRLVGGHKA, from the coding sequence ATGGATTACAGCAAGATGCCAAACAACAAGATTTTATGTGTAGATATGAAAAGCTTTTATGCCAGCTGCTCGGCAGTGATGAAGGGACTCGATCCACTCACTTGCTATTTGGCGGTGGTTGGGGATACGGAACGACAAGGGAGTGTCGTACTTGCGGCCTCTCCCATGTTGAAAAAGGAATTTGGAATCAAGACGGGCTCCCGCCGGTTTGAGATTCCAAATGACGAACGCATCCATATTGTGAACCCCAAGATGGCAACCTATCTGCGCATCTCCACAGAAATCACTCGGCTTTTCAACCGATATGTGCCAAAGGACGCCATCCATACGTATAGTGTCGATGAAAGCTTCTTACAAGTCGACGGGGTGGAGGCGCTTTGGGGAGACGCCACCACGATTGCCGAAAAAATCAAGGAAGACATGGAACGTGAATTTCAGCTTCCATGCGCCATCGGAATTGGTCCGAACATGTTGATGTCAAAGCTTTGCCTGGATCTTGAAGCCAAGAAAAAGGGCGTTGCTGAGTGGACCTATGAAGATGTGAAAACAAAGCTTTGGCCACTTTCTCCGCTCAGTGAAATGTGGGGAATCGGATCGAGAGTGCAAAAAACATTAAATCGTATGGGAATTTTCAATGTTGGACAGCTCGCAAATTATCCCCTCGAGCTGCTGGAGAAGAAATTTGGTGTGATGGGAAACCAGCTGTACTATCACGCTTGGGGGATTGATCTATCAGAGCTTGGTGCCCCAATCATACAGGGGCAAATCAGCTTTGGAAAAAGCCAGATTCTAATGCGCGACTATACAGACCCCAAGGAGGTCAAACAGGTCATCCTGGAAATCTGTGAGGAAGTCGCCAGAAGAACACGCCATAACCGCAAAGCCGGCCGCACCATCAGCCTTGGAATCGGCTATAGTCGCGATGAACTAGGCGGTGGATTCTACCGCTCCCGAACGATGGAACGGGCAAGCAATGTCACGATGGACTTATACCGTACTTGTCTTGAGCTGTTCGAGGAAAACTATGAACCAAAAACCGTCAGGAAAATCGCTGTATCCCTCTCCAATATCGTCGAGGACAGCGAAATGCAGCTGAGCCTATTTGAACTCGAACAGCCGAAAAAGCGGGAACTGGGCTATGTAATGGACACCATCCGCGGAAAGTACGGAACCAATGCTCTATTGAGGGCTGTGTCCTACACCAATGCCGGAACGGCCGTGCATAGAAGCAGGTTGGTTGGTGGGCATAAGGCTTAG